In the Vibrio hippocampi genome, GGTCCCAACAGTGCGTCTTCTATGCGTTCCATATATGGTTGCTCTTATATTATCTTAAATTCTGTTCAAATCGGATATGCTTGGCGACTGGCATGTTGTGCCTAAGTTCATCAACCACATTAAAATTCAGTTGGGCAGCGAGATGCCCTGGCTTGGTATCTAAACTCGCATGCACTTCTCCCCATGGAGAAATAATCATAGAGTGCCCCCATGTTTCTCTGCCGCAGGGATGAGTCCCTGTTTGGTTTGCCGCTACTATCCAACATTGGTTCTCAATGGCTCTGGCACGCAGCAAGACTTCCCAGTGCGCTTTTCCCGTCATTGCAGTAAACGCAGCGGGCACCACAATGACATTGGCTCCATGAGCGCGCAGTGTGGTGTAAAGATGCGGGAATCTTAAGTCGTAGCAAATAGATAAACCAATGGCACCAAAGTCTGTCGGGATCAAAGAGATCGAATTGCCCGCAGTAAAGGTTTCGGATTCTCGATAGCGCTTATGATCATCCGCAACGTCCACATCAAACATATGCAGTTTGTCATACTGATAATCACAATGACCGTTCTCATCAAACACTAACGTGGTGGTGGTCACTTCCGTATCAGAGCGACGGACTGGGAAGCTACCCAATATCAAGTTAACTCGGTACTGCTTGGCGATATTAGCCAGTGAGAACTGCATTGCTCCATCGGCAAAATACTCAGCAAATTGATGATAATCATATTTATTACCAAACACCACTGCATTCTCGGGAGTTAAGATCCATTTCACTCCCTTTTCAGCCAACGCTTTGACCTGCTGTTCAATAAAAGCCAAGTTATGCTCTGGAACGGGTCCGGAGGTCATCTGGATAATGCCGAATTCGATTGATGCCATATTCTTATTTGTTGTCCTTTCCAATATTTGCGGGCAGTTTGTACTCACCTTTAGTCCGAGATATTTCTTTCACCGTTGGGGAATCAAGAGGACCTTTTACCTCATAATTAACTTGAGTGACCACCTCAACAACGGGGGAAATCACCGTTGTCACGGCAAGAATCACTAACGCCGTTTGCGGTGCAACCGCAAAGGCACTCAGCACCGGTATTCCTGAGGTAAGATCCGGTCTAAAGTTAACTTGGGCATCAACAGTTCGAGTGTTTAAGTCTGCCAATCCGATAATTTTCATGTCACCTGCGGTCGCATCCATCTCAATATCGTTAGTGACGAACACACCATTTTGAATTTTGCCCGTTCCCGTGATCGACTTAAATGCCATCCCCTTGTCAAAGATATCGGTAAAATCGAG is a window encoding:
- a CDS encoding carbon-nitrogen hydrolase family protein — its product is MASIEFGIIQMTSGPVPEHNLAFIEQQVKALAEKGVKWILTPENAVVFGNKYDYHQFAEYFADGAMQFSLANIAKQYRVNLILGSFPVRRSDTEVTTTTLVFDENGHCDYQYDKLHMFDVDVADDHKRYRESETFTAGNSISLIPTDFGAIGLSICYDLRFPHLYTTLRAHGANVIVVPAAFTAMTGKAHWEVLLRARAIENQCWIVAANQTGTHPCGRETWGHSMIISPWGEVHASLDTKPGHLAAQLNFNVVDELRHNMPVAKHIRFEQNLR